Within the Zerene cesonia ecotype Mississippi chromosome 10, Zerene_cesonia_1.1, whole genome shotgun sequence genome, the region TTGTCAAGTCAgaagataaattgaaactCATTTTCTGCTAGAAATTCGTcgtttcgtttatttattttattccagacTTCAAAAGTAAAAGGTAAGTAGTTATTATGTGTGTATGATTTAATGGACGTAGAAACGACAAACGTTCTTCCTACGGCCAGTCTTAGATACctgacattttttaaataaacaatttgaaatcaCAGGATCAATTACAATGTCAGCTACTGCTCTATTTGGAAATACGTCGGGTCTCGGGGGGAGTTCAGGTGGAAACAAACACTTGGTAGAATTCCGAGCTGGCAGAATGACATTGAAAGGCCGTATGGTCCATCCAGACAAGAGGAAGGGCCTTCTTTATGTCTATCAAGGAGAAGATTCTCTTATGCATTTTTGTTGGAAGGATCGCACTACAGGCGAAGTGGAGGATGATTTGCTAATTTTCCCTGATGATTGTGAATTTGTGCGGGTCAATGAATGTACCACTGGTAGAGTTTATGTGctgaaatttaaatcattttcaaagaaatatttcttttggATGCAAGTAAGTGATGACTTTGCGTATAATCTGTTAAAATGTAACACACCAAAATTGtttgatttcaataaatcTTAGGTAGACTATTTTAtccatatatgttttttttttgtaggaGCCCAAAACTGACAAGGATGATGAATTATGCCGTCGTATAAATGAAGCACTGAATAATCCTCCAACATCAGGAGGTCGGGGAGGTGGTAGCAGCGGGGCGCAGGATGGTGAATTACAGAATTTGCTCAACAATATGTCTCAGCAACAGTTGATGCAGTTATTCGGTGGAGTTGGTCAAATTGGTGGATTATCTTCTCTGCTTGGAACAATGGGGTaagcatataattaaatacaattttacacattccacaaattaataatcaaattttttaaagcaaattGACACAATTGTTGTTTCCACATGAATTACTATGAAGTTGCTCAGTTTtcgtattttgtattaatcaaactaattatacatatgaatttttttcagAAATAACAGCAGCAGCAACAGTGGCAGTACTAATGCGAGCAGCAGACCCTCTGCTGGGAGCAATAGCAGTTCCCGTGGGGGCAGTGCTCCTCGCACAACTGAAGCTCCAGCGGCTAGGACACCGTCACGTGCCAGGGATGTACCTGCACCAACTGCAACACCACCCAACACTGCAACTGCTACTCAACCTAGAAGTAAGTGTATGATGGTGAAATTATGTAGATTGTAGGCTCAAACATGGTTTCCAAGTCATacaaacttataatttatataagatattactAGAATGATGGGAAAAATATGCCATCTAAAATGAACAGaaaccaaacaaataaaataattgagaaatttatatgtcaaaatatcctaatataaaagttaagaaTTAAACTTGATACATCAACACAGTCACAGTGACTCAACATAATCAGGTATTATCCAAATACACATTTTGAGATTACacctatatatattgtttttaggtAAGTATTACTATGCATTGTATAATAAGTTTGCATGTAAATGAAAGGAAGCAAAGTTTATCtcaattatcatttatatagtttatattgttatttcacaataaaaaggCAAGGCCTTTCTATTACTTGTTACTTGTAATAAAGTTGATGACAAGCATCTATTTTAAGTTGGAAAAGAAAACtttaatcaaaacatttcCACCACCAAGAAGCTCAACAGCCTCTGAAAACTATTCAAGGCTTTGGTGAGTGACCTAGTTGAATCCTCCATGGGCTTTTCTCTGCCTTCTGCTACCGCCTTTCAATCATGAAGTGGTTCGCTATTTCCAGTTTTCCACCTGCAGGGCATTCCTTTGATAGTCTATCTGTGATCCTCACGTTAACACCCTTAGCGTGACTGTCGAATTACTTAACAGCACCCGATCGGGGATCACAGGAGGAGGAGCGAGCGAACGTGGCGGTTATGTTTCAGGTGGGCAAATATTTCTATCGGACTTGCAACGCTATTTCTCTGGGCTAGGCACCGCGCCGGAGGAGGGCGCGCGCGTGGACCTGGCGGCCGCGCTCGCCGCGCCGGAGGTGGTGAGCACGGCCAGCGAGCCGGCCAACGCGCAGCGCCTCGCGCCGCACCTGCCGCCGACCGTGCCACAGGACGATGTAAGGACCACACTGCTCTCACCGCAGTTCGCTCAGGTGAACCAACAAATTGCGCGCCGACGACCACCCTCCGCGGTCCGACGCTTTGTCCGGTGCAATGCTTTCGCATGTGTGGGGGGCGGGGGTTGGGGGTAGCTCTGCGCTCTTTTGTCTGATGGGATCAGTATGTTGAGTTAGCTTTTACTTATGGCTATCCGTGTTGggaattgaatgaatgaatacaaTGTACTTACTTACTTGGCTTTTTAAAGATTGATATTAAGTGAATGCCcagatattaaaattcctaTAGATTtagttatgtttaaatatatttaaacataactaaatctaaaaaaaaattaaacataaataaagtatatctGGTGACTTCTTAACTTATGTGTTGAGAGCAAGAGCCCGCGATGGCCGAGCCTTTGTCAGATACTAAAagctaaaattttttaaacctatGTCCTCTATATGAGGACAGACAACCGCAGATCAATAGTACTTGGGGAGCGTTGGCTTTGGTATGTAACAGGTAGTAAAGTTGTGTCTaaaattcgttatattatgcaacttagttttcatatattttaatagtgatAATTCTAGAAATCACCTCATCCACATCCAGACATTAGTTCGGACCTTTCCCCACCCCCCACCTAGTCACCCAATGAGATTATAAGCAGTATGTAGCATATcccaatttttatacaaatgtatGTACTATAACACACACAGCATACAGCAAAGATTAACGCCGGAAGGTTTGAAGTTAGAACTGCATATTCAAGCTTGTCTGGCAGTGGACAAGATGATATCTAagattatctaataaaatttatgagaaaattatacatacatgtagTAAATACATGTTGTCTGCCAAAGCCACCGCGACCCAAGTTGCATAGCCCGGGATCGTTCTAATGAGCCGGAAGGCCGgaagcccgtttcctttttcctcacccatcccagtccattccttctttccagtctttaatcctttccttttcccttaccccataaaagcgggcagcacgtTCGTAGAGGCACTGCTTTTGCGAATGTTaatggacggtggtgatcgcttaccatcaggcgaaccaccggcTCAGTTGATCagtccgctatgacataaaataatgtgtataCAGGACATACACAcgatattatctattttttattattttaaaaggataAGTGAGGTCATTTTCACATTTGCATGTTACGTAACTagcgatttttttaaatctaaactaACACACTAATTGCTTCTATGCTAGGAACTAATTTTCTTGTAATTAACATTACAACTCATTAGAAGTAcgcatacatttataattgcactgagaaataatacaataaggGAATAATATAGGGATTGCTAAATGTTATGTATGcttgtaatatgtatttttacaattgaTATTCTTACAGGCGGCCAATCAGTTTTCCTCGGCTCTGTCATCGGGACAAATGGGTCCAGTGATGTCGCAATTCGGATTACCGTCGGATGTCACATCAGCAGCAAATACGGGAGATATGCAGGCTTTCTTCAAAGCTCTCGAGAATACTTCCAGTTCCGACGCCAGCAAGTCCCAAGAggatgaaaagaaaaaagacaaaccgcaagataataaaaatgataagaaGGACGGTGACGCCGGAATGTCGCTTGACTAATTTCATCGATAATTAAttcatgtatattatttttaatcgagTCTATTTATTAGATTCTTGACTCTCAaagtaattttgtgttttaatgtataataatccCTTTTATAGTTCTATTGTAAGTCATTTAATTGGCTATTGAACGTAAAGTGAAGATGTGTGtttaatagtgtttttttaaaacttcatCGTCTTACATTATGTACCTACAAAAATTGTAtgctattcaataaattaaatttgaatttcttatttaatttgaaaagacCACTTTCCTCATACTTGTAAATAAACGTACATAATTTTCCGCCCGgcttgaatttttaaattataatattatgtactgttATACAAGTCATCAACGATATTACGAGCCCATTacgtaatataaaagaaacaacaaAATTTCTCAGTCTCAGTCTTACTTGCtacttatacagagtatatgttagggaataaaaatatttaatcctggcgatccttatCAGGATAAAGTATAAACtcattatgttattgtatatcAAGGATCAAAAGttagaattaaatctgtctatttaaagtgggtcaaagtGGAGTCTAAAGGATCGTGTCGTTTACATACAGATAAGGCTTATAAAAGCTAAAAATGAAGACTAGAGTTAAATAACACGGGAAAGGAGGTATTCATGGTTGGTTAGGCACGGTGTAGCAAGGGGCGAAGGGTGAGGGGCGCTGGGGAATCCTGGCGCCAGACCGGCATCGGCGTCTGTCCCCCGCCCCGCGCAACCCACTCGAAATAGATGCACGGTGATTTACGCCTCCGATGTATGAGTAAATATGTTGCTTGCTCGCCTACCTTGGCATGTCCGCCCGCCCCCGCACGCCTTGCACCGCGCGCACCTATCGCGTCGCGCTCGCGGCTCTCGGGTGTACGCGCCGTGAATCGCGACCACGTCCAATATGTACGCGTGCTGGATGACGTAGCGAACATTTCACATTTAGAAAGAACATCGGTCGCGCTCAAGGTGACCATACCTTCCATTGGTGCTCTGCTATAATGACTGCGTATCGCTTAATCGGAAATTGTCAATAATAGCAATTTATACCTAACTACTTATCTAATTAAAGCAAACATTCGATTCtgaaataatgcatttatattcACGATGACAATCATGAATTGATATCGTCATTACGTTATCAATttgattgttataaataaacacagaaCTTAGAATTTTCGGTAACGAAAAAGAGgagatatcattttaatttatttgaaataaatggtCACTAAGGTTGAAAGTATCTATTCGATCATGTGCGTCGAAATTATTTAGCCGTTCGCATCGATTCATATTCATGCGAGATCGTTCATTAGCGAGCGACAGTCGAAAGGGGACAAAAAGTGCCGCCTGCCGACCGGTCCCGCTGGTCTGGTAGGCTTGTGTGCTCTCTTCTCCATTCATCATAAAATactatgtatgttatattaattacgtaGGTATACCTACAACGATTTTCCGTATACGGTAACAGGAATAATTTTAGTTGTTTGCTATATCAACATATagcttacataatataatgcgtAAGTAGCTAGTAAATTTCGATGATTACAACCAATAAGTACCGCTTGTTTCTTAGGttggttaaatttaataaaaatttgccagAATTAATTTTCGAAGAATATTCGATTCGAATAATACGAattcttacatatatttttgggAATGTATCATAATTATGATTCTTAGCGGAGAATGGAGAAATATTGGTAGATGGGTATTTGCCTATTTGCATGTGTGCAAACAAGTGACAACACTACAGCTGCACGGAAGATCAGAATAGGTATTGAAGCCTGATTACCGATTAGATAGATACCGATCAAATTTAAAGATCATCTTAGATTCTTCTTATATACCCTGTTCTTTCTACCGCTGGTAAAAATATAGAGCTTATCAcggaaaaaatgtatatagtattttttatcataaaaaccaTACGATCTTATTCTCGGTAGCTtattatgcaaaaaaattaaataactgcCTAAGGTCAAGAAATGATATTCGCTTAACCTCCCCAACATCTGAAATGATAACATGGTCTGATTAGGACATAAACGAagcataaaatatcaaaaaataacgATGAAGATGAATTTTTCCTATACTTCtatcatttttcaaataaacagaaaGGGGAAAATGTTTAAGGGCCTGGTGACTCATTCAATCATCTTTCTCATCCTAAAACCTCACCATCTATAATTTGATGAATCTTATTAGAACATAGCTaatatacttatgtatatgTCACCGTAAATTATGAACACCTTTAGATTGCAATATATTTGAAGTAATTTAGCATATAACTATTTATCCTCGTAAGATTATATAAACCGCGGTTTATACGGCTGTCCAGCCGTCTATCAACAGACTGTATCCCATGAACTTTTCAAAGACGACGAACTTCTGTTGCcgctataataacaaataataaaaagttgagGTTAAGTAACCGTTGGCACGGTCATTAATttgatgggtgaccaatttaatttcaggtgctatttatagctattat harbors:
- the LOC119829485 gene encoding proteasomal ubiquitin receptor ADRM1 isoform X1, with translation MSATALFGNTSGLGGSSGGNKHLVEFRAGRMTLKGRMVHPDKRKGLLYVYQGEDSLMHFCWKDRTTGEVEDDLLIFPDDCEFVRVNECTTGRVYVLKFKSFSKKYFFWMQEPKTDKDDELCRRINEALNNPPTSGGRGGGSSGAQDGELQNLLNNMSQQQLMQLFGGVGQIGGLSSLLGTMGNNSSSNSGSTNASSRPSAGSNSSSRGGSAPRTTEAPAARTPSRARDVPAPTATPPNTATATQPRSGQIFLSDLQRYFSGLGTAPEEGARVDLAAALAAPEVVSTASEPANAQRLAPHLPPTVPQDDVRTTLLSPQFAQAANQFSSALSSGQMGPVMSQFGLPSDVTSAANTGDMQAFFKALENTSSSDASKSQEDEKKKDKPQDNKNDKKDGDAGMSLD
- the LOC119829485 gene encoding proteasomal ubiquitin receptor ADRM1 isoform X2, which gives rise to MSATALFGNTSGLGGSSGGNKHLVEFRAGRMTLKGRMVHPDKRKGLLYVYQGEDSLMHFCWKDRTTGEVEDDLLIFPDDCEFVRVNECTTGRVYVLKFKSFSKKYFFWMQEPKTDKDDELCRRINEALNNPPTSGGRGGGSSGAQDGELQNLLNNMSQQQLMQLFGGVGQIGGLSSLLGTMGNNSSSNSGSTNASSRPSAGSNSSSRGGSAPRTTEAPAARTPSRARDVPAPTATPPNTATATQPRSGQIFLSDLQRYFSGLGTAPEEGARVDLAAALAAPEVVSTASEPANAQRLAPHLPPTVPQDDAANQFSSALSSGQMGPVMSQFGLPSDVTSAANTGDMQAFFKALENTSSSDASKSQEDEKKKDKPQDNKNDKKDGDAGMSLD
- the LOC119829485 gene encoding proteasomal ubiquitin receptor ADRM1 isoform X3 gives rise to the protein MSATALFGNTSGLGGSSGGNKHLVEFRAGRMTLKGRMVHPDKRKGLLYVYQGEDSLMHFCWKDRTTGEVEDDLLIFPDDCEFVRVNECTTGRVYVLKFKSFSKKYFFWMQEPKTDKDDELCRRINEALNNPPTSGGRGGGSSGAQDGELQNLLNNMSQQQLMQLFGGVGQIGGLSSLLGTMGNNSSSNSGSTNASSRPSAGSNSSSRGGSAPRTTEAPAARTPSRARDVPAPTATPPNTATATQPRSTAPEEGARVDLAAALAAPEVVSTASEPANAQRLAPHLPPTVPQDDVRTTLLSPQFAQAANQFSSALSSGQMGPVMSQFGLPSDVTSAANTGDMQAFFKALENTSSSDASKSQEDEKKKDKPQDNKNDKKDGDAGMSLD